The Thermodesulfobacteriota bacterium genome includes a window with the following:
- a CDS encoding YkgJ family cysteine cluster protein: protein MLYCHHCPGYCCYRLPGSRLLIDAADINRLARHFGIRDGEARRRFLEGRSTFRVQPDGACIFLAPDRLCQRCTVHEARPSQCRRFPYGRPCPYLERADLLVAIAPRVEASLRQAWQGRTAEYPTGNVQGQRDR, encoded by the coding sequence ATGCTCTACTGCCACCACTGCCCGGGCTACTGCTGCTACCGGCTGCCCGGCTCCCGGCTCCTCATCGACGCTGCGGATATCAACCGCCTGGCCCGGCATTTCGGGATCCGGGATGGCGAGGCCCGGCGGCGCTTTCTCGAAGGCCGCTCCACCTTCCGGGTGCAGCCGGACGGCGCCTGCATCTTCCTGGCCCCGGACCGGCTGTGCCAGCGCTGCACCGTCCACGAGGCCCGGCCGTCCCAGTGCCGGCGCTTCCCCTACGGCCGGCCCTGCCCCTACCTGGAGCGGGCCGATCTCCTTGTCGCCATCGCCCCCCGGGTGGAGGCCAGCCTCCGCCAGGCCTGGCAGGGACGAACCGCGGAATATCCAACAGGGAATGTCCAAGGTCAAAGGGACCGGTAG
- a CDS encoding ferredoxin, translating into MLHPVVELAECTVCESCVAVCPEVFRVSAAGGYIEVIELPAYPQERVAEAIRYCPERCITWEEG; encoded by the coding sequence ATGCTGCATCCCGTGGTTGAGCTGGCGGAATGCACGGTCTGCGAGAGCTGTGTGGCGGTTTGCCCCGAGGTCTTCCGGGTGAGCGCCGCGGGGGGCTACATCGAGGTGATCGAGCTGCCGGCCTATCCGCAGGAGCGGGTGGCCGAGGCCATCCGCTACTGTCCGGAGCGCTGCATCACCTGGGAGGAAGGCTGA
- a CDS encoding MFS transporter has product MTDSGKATWLAAGSHFLCHSYMSLLPALLVVVAGDNDLSFTTLGLVANVGYFLYGLGGIPAGLLADRIGSKRMLTLGVYGMSGAALLVGVAPGAMGFMASYALLGLAASIHHPAGLSLIARRVAVKGRALGLHGVLGNLGLFLAPLAASFLFWLSGTWRTAYIACGLLGLGFAFFLGRSRMAGEADLDWGTVASLPRQLVAGRASRTGQPAGELPLRPATAGISAALLLLLAGSVLSGFIFRGSLTFFPALFAREVHAIASQEQPVVAAGMLTTAVLSLGLVGAWLGGWVNDKLRYPELYPAVVFAIVTPALYLVGRASDSPLIAASALFSLVYYTWQPSQNYLIAKYTRHGSHGAGFGVSFFLLFGMGSLATTVGGYVADRHGVDRIYTLMAGIGLVAFVVAVLVWVARAAELRLPWRQGRSAQTVPGP; this is encoded by the coding sequence ATGACCGACAGCGGCAAGGCCACCTGGCTGGCCGCAGGCTCCCACTTTCTGTGCCACAGCTACATGTCCCTCCTGCCGGCGCTCCTGGTGGTGGTGGCCGGCGACAACGACCTGAGCTTCACCACCCTGGGGCTGGTGGCCAACGTGGGCTACTTCCTCTATGGCCTGGGGGGGATCCCCGCCGGCCTCCTGGCCGACCGCATCGGCTCCAAGCGGATGTTGACCCTGGGGGTCTACGGCATGAGCGGGGCGGCGCTCCTGGTGGGGGTGGCGCCGGGTGCCATGGGCTTCATGGCCAGCTACGCCCTCCTGGGCCTGGCGGCCAGCATCCATCATCCCGCTGGCCTGTCCCTCATCGCCCGGCGGGTGGCGGTCAAGGGGCGAGCCCTGGGCCTGCACGGGGTGCTGGGCAACCTGGGGCTCTTCCTGGCCCCTTTGGCGGCCAGCTTCCTCTTCTGGCTGTCCGGCACCTGGCGCACCGCCTACATCGCCTGCGGGCTCCTGGGCCTGGGCTTCGCCTTCTTCCTCGGCCGCAGCCGGATGGCCGGCGAGGCGGACCTGGACTGGGGCACCGTGGCCAGCCTGCCGCGCCAGCTGGTGGCCGGCCGTGCCAGCCGTACCGGCCAGCCGGCCGGGGAGCTGCCGTTGCGGCCGGCAACCGCCGGGATATCGGCGGCCCTCCTCCTGCTCCTGGCAGGCAGCGTACTCTCCGGCTTCATCTTCCGGGGCTCCCTGACCTTCTTCCCGGCCCTGTTCGCCCGGGAGGTGCACGCCATCGCCAGCCAGGAGCAGCCGGTGGTGGCGGCCGGCATGCTCACCACGGCGGTCCTCTCCCTGGGCCTGGTGGGGGCCTGGCTGGGGGGCTGGGTCAACGACAAGCTCCGGTATCCGGAGCTCTATCCGGCCGTAGTCTTTGCCATCGTCACCCCGGCCCTCTACCTGGTGGGCCGGGCCAGCGACAGCCCGCTCATCGCCGCCAGCGCGCTCTTCAGTCTGGTCTACTACACCTGGCAGCCGTCCCAGAACTATCTCATCGCCAAGTACACCCGCCACGGCTCCCACGGTGCCGGCTTCGGGGTGAGCTTCTTTCTGCTCTTCGGCATGGGCTCGCTGGCCACCACCGTGGGGGGCTATGTGGCCGATCGTCATGGCGTCGACCGGATCTACACCCTGATGGCCGGGATCGGCCTGGTGGCCTTCGTGGTGGCGGTGCTGGTCTGGGTGGCCAGGGCCGCGGAGCTGCGGCTGCCCTGGCGCCAGGGCCGTTCGGCCCAGACCGTTCCCGGCCCGTGA
- a CDS encoding right-handed parallel beta-helix repeat-containing protein, translating to MASHPNTRPAWIERPGRSWPGLALAGILGLAAACDRQPTLELGKTVLGQDTTWTGTVVLAGDVEIPPGITLTIAPGTTVRFRKIDEKSDQNLYVPDSPYYPQAELIVRGRLLAEGQPGQAIVFTSAAADAQPADWGAINFLGSAGSVIRHAKILCAYNGVHAHGSQLRIEDSEFVKNGVAISFKREEETPGVPWFGRDSDLVIAGNLITRNKGGITGRNARAEIAHNEIRDNKFFGIWPKEDSPMFIHHNEITGSKKGLYLYQARGLRVESNNIYDNTDYDIGVAEAQDYPVDARGNWLGTTDPARIAERIFDHADDPELAEILALPALTAPVAWEKKR from the coding sequence ATGGCATCGCACCCGAATACCAGACCGGCCTGGATTGAGCGCCCCGGGCGCTCCTGGCCAGGCCTGGCTCTGGCCGGGATTCTCGGCCTGGCCGCCGCCTGCGACCGGCAGCCGACCCTGGAGCTGGGCAAGACGGTTCTTGGCCAGGACACCACCTGGACCGGCACGGTGGTTCTGGCCGGCGACGTGGAGATCCCGCCGGGCATCACGCTCACCATCGCCCCGGGCACCACGGTCCGCTTCCGGAAGATCGACGAGAAGAGCGACCAGAACCTCTATGTCCCGGACTCGCCCTATTATCCCCAGGCGGAGCTGATTGTGCGCGGCCGCCTGCTGGCCGAGGGCCAGCCGGGCCAGGCCATCGTCTTCACCTCGGCGGCGGCGGATGCCCAGCCCGCCGACTGGGGGGCCATCAACTTCCTGGGCAGTGCGGGCAGCGTCATCCGTCACGCCAAGATCCTGTGCGCCTACAACGGCGTCCATGCCCACGGCTCCCAGCTGCGGATCGAAGACAGCGAATTCGTCAAGAACGGGGTGGCCATCAGCTTCAAACGGGAGGAGGAGACCCCGGGCGTGCCCTGGTTCGGCCGGGATTCCGACCTGGTCATCGCGGGCAACCTCATCACCCGCAACAAGGGCGGCATCACCGGCCGGAACGCCCGGGCCGAGATCGCCCACAACGAGATCCGGGACAACAAGTTCTTCGGCATCTGGCCCAAGGAAGACAGCCCGATGTTCATCCACCACAACGAGATCACCGGCAGCAAGAAGGGCCTCTATCTCTATCAGGCCCGGGGGCTGCGGGTGGAGAGCAACAACATCTACGACAACACCGACTACGACATCGGGGTCGCCGAGGCCCAGGACTACCCGGTGGATGCCCGGGGCAACTGGCTGGGCACCACCGATCCGGCCCGGATCGCCGAGCGGATCTTCGATCATGCCGACGATCCGGAGCTGGCCGAGATCCTGGCGCTGCCCGCCCTGACCGCGCCGGTGGCCTGGGAGAAGAAGCGATGA
- the yedE gene encoding YedE family putative selenium transporter, whose protein sequence is MRVQPGRFILMGLLLGVGAVLLSFLGNPANTGICVSCFLQNVAGALGLHDNIRMQYLRPEILGFVLGAFAVAVARREFRPQGGSSPLVRFLVGILLVIGCQVFIGCPIKLFLKLAAGDLGAFIGLLGLVVGVYIGLAFVENGFRLGSPGPTSSTNSLMVPLFMAFLLVLAVAKPAFLAASDKGGAAQHAPWLVSLGVGLAIGGLAQYTQFCVTGGIARLFLWGPREIMSCPRSTGLVIAIAAFLVSALAANLVTGQFRLGLAGQPSSNADHGWAFLGMVLVGFGSILIRGCPFRQLVAAGQGDSDAGATVMGMLVGAALVENWDLGAGVAGTPVNAQVAVLLGLAVLATIGLVNRKRGYGIAPEYQTGLD, encoded by the coding sequence ATGCGGGTGCAGCCAGGCCGATTCATTCTCATGGGCCTTCTTCTCGGGGTGGGCGCGGTGCTGCTGTCCTTTCTCGGCAACCCGGCCAACACCGGCATCTGCGTCTCCTGCTTCCTGCAGAACGTGGCTGGCGCCCTGGGGCTCCACGACAACATCCGCATGCAGTATCTGCGGCCGGAGATCCTGGGCTTTGTGCTCGGCGCCTTTGCCGTGGCTGTGGCCCGCCGGGAGTTCCGGCCCCAGGGCGGCTCGTCGCCCCTGGTCCGTTTCCTGGTCGGCATCCTCCTGGTCATCGGCTGCCAGGTCTTCATCGGCTGCCCGATCAAGCTGTTCCTGAAGCTGGCAGCGGGCGACCTCGGGGCCTTCATCGGCCTGCTGGGCCTGGTGGTGGGGGTCTACATCGGCCTGGCCTTTGTGGAGAACGGCTTCCGGCTGGGCAGTCCTGGCCCCACCTCCTCCACCAACAGCCTCATGGTGCCCCTGTTCATGGCCTTTCTCCTGGTCCTGGCGGTGGCCAAGCCGGCGTTTCTGGCGGCCAGCGACAAGGGGGGAGCGGCCCAGCACGCCCCCTGGCTGGTCTCCCTGGGGGTGGGGCTGGCCATCGGCGGCCTGGCCCAGTACACCCAGTTCTGCGTCACCGGCGGGATCGCCCGGCTCTTCCTCTGGGGGCCCCGGGAGATCATGAGCTGCCCCCGCTCCACCGGCCTGGTCATCGCCATCGCCGCCTTCCTGGTGTCGGCCCTGGCGGCCAATCTCGTCACCGGTCAGTTCCGTCTCGGCCTTGCCGGTCAGCCCAGCAGCAACGCCGACCACGGCTGGGCCTTTCTGGGCATGGTGCTGGTGGGCTTCGGCTCGATCCTCATCCGCGGCTGCCCCTTCCGGCAGCTGGTGGCCGCAGGCCAGGGGGACAGCGACGCCGGCGCCACGGTCATGGGCATGCTGGTGGGGGCGGCCCTGGTGGAGAACTGGGATCTGGGGGCCGGCGTCGCCGGCACCCCGGTGAACGCCCAGGTGGCGGTCCTTTTGGGCCTCGCTGTCCTGGCAACGATAGGCCTTGTGAACAGGAAGAGGGGATATGGCATCGCACCCGAATACCAGACCGGCCTGGATTGA
- a CDS encoding carboxypeptidase-like regulatory domain-containing protein, producing MAWWLALFILLAAGPARAAEPAILAGRLLDGQGQPVAGAEVLLYDSAQVKRPADFISPPTAADGRFRLQVPAGRYWAVAFWRRAGSRVGPLAPGDRHSGEPRIVDLAPGQESAIELQVLDLQEAARLSQKRGAETVQVSGRVLDAAGQPVAMAYVLGHRQPTWQGLPAYLSPWTGPDGRFLLHLPAGRLFLGASRQFPPPAMTLRQELVLSTDQEELELVVAGPAPGEAPAAGHDDEEP from the coding sequence CTGGCCCGGCCCGGGCCGCCGAGCCGGCGATCCTGGCCGGCCGCCTCCTGGATGGGCAGGGCCAGCCGGTGGCCGGGGCCGAGGTCCTGCTCTATGACTCGGCCCAGGTCAAGCGACCGGCGGATTTCATCTCCCCGCCCACCGCGGCCGACGGCCGGTTCCGGCTGCAGGTGCCGGCGGGCCGCTACTGGGCGGTGGCCTTCTGGCGCCGCGCCGGCAGCCGGGTCGGGCCCTTGGCCCCGGGGGATCGCCATTCCGGCGAGCCCCGGATCGTGGATCTGGCCCCGGGGCAGGAGAGCGCGATCGAGCTTCAGGTCCTGGACCTCCAGGAGGCGGCCCGGCTGAGCCAGAAGCGGGGCGCCGAGACCGTTCAGGTCTCTGGCCGGGTGCTGGATGCGGCGGGACAGCCGGTGGCCATGGCCTATGTGCTGGGCCACCGCCAGCCGACCTGGCAGGGCCTGCCCGCCTATCTGTCCCCCTGGACCGGGCCGGACGGCCGCTTCCTCCTGCACCTGCCGGCTGGCCGCCTCTTTCTGGGCGCCAGCCGCCAGTTTCCGCCGCCAGCCATGACCCTGCGCCAGGAGCTCGTCCTGAGCACGGATCAGGAGGAGCTGGAGCTGGTCGTGGCCGGGCCGGCGCCAGGGGAGGCGCCAGCCGCCGGCCATGACGACGAGGAGCCCTGA